One region of Eupeodes corollae chromosome 1, idEupCoro1.1, whole genome shotgun sequence genomic DNA includes:
- the LOC129942364 gene encoding uncharacterized protein LOC129942364: MHSFWFAVLVLLVAREFGDAVPVNVDQLNHDKLNIDNDSETRLILPPEMTANYFEILKAKSEEDTNFTKAENADSTPMNYLKSSEKNSTNLNSKGLKALMAFDGNKQTPIFITIPIYISSANDGLPIISATIEKINAPSQKASSKKPEDKIKKETEPSALFVDEKKQEQSIN, translated from the exons ATGCATTCATTTTGGTTCGCAGTTTTag ttttGCTCGTTGCTCGTGAGTTTGGAGATGCTGTTCCTGTGAATGTCGATCAGCTTAATCATGATAAGCTCAACATTGACAATGATTCAGAAACTAGGCTTATCCTCCCTCCAGAAATGACAGCAAATTACTTTGAAATCTTGAAGGCAAAGTCGGAGGAAGATACTAATTTTACTAAAGCTGAAAATGCAGATTCTACAccaatgaattatttaaaatcttccGAAAAGAATTctacaaatttg AATTCTAAGGGACTAAAAGCATTGATGGCATTTGATGGAAATAAACAAACTCCAATTTTCATCACGAttccaatttatatttcatCGGCCAATGATGGACTACCAATAATTTCAGCTaccattgaaaaaattaatgctCCTTCCCAAAAGGCCTCGTCTAAGAAACcagaagataaaattaaaaaggaaacaGAACCATCAGCATTATTTGTAGATGAAAAGAAACAAGAACAATCCATAAACTAa